From Halichoerus grypus chromosome 6, mHalGry1.hap1.1, whole genome shotgun sequence, one genomic window encodes:
- the LOC118538443 gene encoding keratin, type II cuticular Hb1-like, with amino-acid sequence MSCLSSRLGGPCGVRAFSCMSACGPRPGRCCITAAPYRGVSCYRGLTGGFGSRSVCGSFRAGSCGRSFGYRSGGVCGPSPPCITSVSVNESLLTPLNLEIDPNAQCVKHEEKEQIKCLNSRFAAFIDKVRFLEQQNKLLETKWQFYQNRKCCESNLEPLFEGYIETLRREAECVEADSGRLASELNHVQEVMEGYKKKYEEEVALRATAENEFVALKKDVDCAYLRKSDLEANAEALTEEIDFLRRLYEEEIRVLHAHISDTSVIVKMDNSRDLNMDCVVAEIKAQYDDIASRSRAEAESWYRSKCEEMKATVIRHGETLRRTKEEINELNRMIQRLTAEVENAKCQNSKLEAAVTQSEQQGEAALSDARCKLAELEAALQKAKQDMACLVKEYQEVMNSKLGLDIEIATYRRLLEGEEQRLCEGTGAVNVCVSSSRGGVVCGDLCVSGSRPVTGSVCSAPCSGNVAVSTGMCAPCGQRCSGSSSVRFA; translated from the exons ATGTCCTGCCTCTCCTCCCGCCTCGGCGGCCCCTGCGGGGTCCGCGCCTTCAGCTGCATGTCGGCCTGCGGGCCCCGGCCCGGCCGCTGCTGCATCACGGCCGCCCCCTACCGCGGCGTCTCCTGCTACCGCGGCCTCACCGGGGGCTTCGGCAGCCGCAGCGTCTGCGGCAGCTTCCGCGCCGGCTCCTGCGGCCGCAGCTTCGGCTACCGCTCCGGCGGCGTGTGCGGGCCCAGCCCGCCCTGCATCACCAGCGTGTCGGTCAACGAGAGCCTCCTCACGCCCCTCAACCTGGAGATCGACCCCAATGCGCAGTGCGTGAAGCACGAGGAGAAGGAGCAGATCAAGTGCCTCAACAGCAGGTTCGCTGCCTTCATCGACAAG GTGCGCTTCCTGGAGCAGCAGAACAAGCTGCTGGAGACCAAGTGGCAGTTCTACCAGAACCGCAAGTGCTGCGAGAGCAACCTGGAGCCCCTGTTCGAGGGCTACATCGAGACCCTGAGGAGGGAGGCCGAGTGCGTGGAGGCCGACAGTGGGAGGCTGGCCTCGGAGCTCAACCACGTGCAGGAAGTGATGGAGGGCTACAAGAAGAA ATACGAAGAGGAGGTGGCACTAAGGGCCACCGCTGAGAATGAATTTGTGGCCCTGAAGAAG GATGTGGACTGTGCCTACCTCCGCAAGTCAGACCTGGAGGCCAACGCAGAGGCCCTGACTGAGGAGATCGACTTCCTGCGGCGCCTGTATGAGGAG GAGATCCGAGTTCTCCACGCCCACATCTCAGACACCTCGGTCATCGTCAAGATGGACAACAGCCGGGACCTGAACATGGACTGCGTTGTGGCCGAGATCAAGGCTCAGTACGATGACATCGCCAGCCGAAGCCGGGCTGAGGCTGAGTCCTGGTACCGCAGCAAG TGTGAGGAGATGAAGGCCACGGTGATCCGGCACGGGGAGACCCTGCGCCGCACCAAGGAGGAAATCAACGAGCTCAACCGCATGATCCAGAGGCTGACAGCCGAGGTTGAGAATGCCAAGTGCCAG AACTCCAAGCTGGAGGCCGCAGTGACCCAGTCGGAGCAACAGGGCGAGGCGGCTCTGAGTGATGCCCGCTGCAAGCTGGCTGAGCTGGAGGCCGCCCTGCAGAAGGCCAAGCAGGACATGGCTTGCCTGGTCAAGGAGTACCAGGAGGTGATGAACTCCAAGCTGGGCCTGGACATCGAGATCGCCACCTACAGGCGGCTGCTGGAGGGTGAAGAACAGAG GTTGTGTGAGGGCACTGGTGCTGTAAATGTCT GTGTCAGCAGCTCCCGGGGCGGGGTGGTCTGCGGGGACCTCTGCGTGTCCGGCTCGCGGCCGGTGACCGGCAGCGTGTGCAGCGCCCCCTGCAGCGGGAACGTGGCGGTGAGCACGGGCATGTGCGCGCCCTGCGGCCAGAGGTGCAGCGGCAGCTCCTCGGTGCGGTTCGCGTAG